A part of Chanos chanos chromosome 9, fChaCha1.1, whole genome shotgun sequence genomic DNA contains:
- the plin3 gene encoding mannose-6-phosphate receptor binding protein 1 isoform X1, producing MADNAKVEEPITQTASLTAHEPQSAPEAQSVVTRVGNLPLVSSACEMVSNAYSSTKDNVPLLRGVMDVAESGVRTLGGVASTGSKPLLDKLEPQIAMVNEYAMMGLDKMEQKLPVLQQPADKLVSDTVGMVYQTVTGAKEAVMGAVMGGVEKTRAVVSSGINTVMDTRMGHMVSSGVNMALSRSEDWVDQNLPISEKELAAVAEPVPDADSGAVTSSPPSYFVRLGNLSAKVRERALEQSLVRARNARDATHAAVTQITSSLDLLESARSALASANQQISGAPELLLQRWKEWKERQPQNKEGQVTEQAEVDGTQDQGQQLEWRTLSMVRGLSEQLKSACSGVVSSAQGLPGAVQEQLHNARRAAEELHSSLGNTSTLPPHLLEQSRQQLTQVRQSLDGVMEYLLNNTPLNWLVGPFAPQITEKEQSGEQNDPPTHS from the exons ATGGCTGATAACGCAAAGGTTGAAGAGCCAATAACACAGACAGCTTCTCTGACTGCCCATGAACCGCAGTCTGCACCGGAGGCACAG AGCGTAGTGACTCGTGTAGGGAACCTGCCCCTGGTGAGCTCAGCCTGTGAGATGGTCTCAAATGCATACAGCAGCACTAAGGACAATGTGCCTCTTCTGCGTGGGGTCATGGACGTTGCGGAGAGCGGGGTCCGCACTTTGGGCGGAGTTGCCAGTACGGGCTCCAAACCTCTGCTGGACAAGTTAGAGCCACAGA ttgccatggtgaacGAGTACGCCATGATGGGGCTGGACAAGATGGAGCAGAAACTTCCGGTCCTGCAGCAGCCGGCAGACAAG CTGGTGTCAGACACCGTGGGAATGGTGTACCAGACTGTGACAGGAGCTAAGGAGGCCGTGATGGGAGCTGTAATGGGAGGTGTGGAGAAGACACGTGCGGTTGTAAGCAGCGGCATTAACACCGTTATGGACACGCGCATGGGTCACATGGTTAGCAGCGGGGTGAACATGGCTCTCAGTCGTTCAGAGGACTGGGTGGACCAAAATCTGCCCATCAGTGAGAAGGAGTTGG CTGCTGTGGCAGAACCTGTACCGGACGCAGACAGCGGAGCGGTGACAAGTTCTCCCCCGAGCTATTTCGTCCGTCTGGGAAATTTATCCGCCAAGGTGCGGGAGCGCGCGCTTGAGCAGTCCCTAGTCAGAGCTCGTAACGCAAGGGACGCCACACACGCCGCAGTGACCCAGATCACCAGCTCTCTAGACCTGCTGGAGAGCGCCCGTTCCGCCTTGGCCAGCGCCAACCAGCAAATCAGTGGGGCTCCAGAACTGCTCCTCCAGCGCTGGAAGGAGTGGAAGGAAAGACAACCCCAAAATAAAGAGGGTCAGGTCACAGAGCAGGCAGAGGTGGATGGTACTCAAGACCAAGGACAG CAGTTGGAGTGGCGGACCCTGTCCATGGTTCGTGGTCTGAGTGAACAGCTGAAGTCAGCGTGTTCTGGTGTTGTGTCCAGCGCTCAGGGTCTCCCAGGGGCTGTACAGGAACAGCTACACAACGCTCGCCGGGCAGCCGAGGAGCTGCACTCATCGCTGGGAAACACCAGCACACTCCCACCCCATCTCCTGGAGCAGAGTCGGCAACAGCTGACGCAG GTTCGACAGTCTCTAGATGGGGTCATGGAGTATCTTCTTAATAACACGCCTTTAAATTGGCTGGTAGGGCCTTTTGCACCGCAgatcacagaaaaagagcagagtGGAGAACAGAATGATCCACCGACCCACAGCTGA
- the plin3 gene encoding mannose-6-phosphate receptor binding protein 1 isoform X2, with protein sequence MADNAKVEEPITQTASLTAHEPQSAPEAQSVVTRVGNLPLVSSACEMVSNAYSSTKDNVPLLRGVMDVAESGVRTLGGVASTGSKPLLDKLEPQIAMVNEYAMMGLDKMEQKLPVLQQPADKLVSDTVGMVYQTVTGAKEAVMGAVMGGVEKTRAVVSSGINTVMDTRMGHMVSSGVNMALSRSEDWVDQNLPISEKELAAVAEPVPDADSGAVTSSPPSYFVRLGNLSAKVRERALEQSLVRARNARDATHAAVTQITSSLDLLESARSALASANQQISGAPELLLQRWKEWKERQPQNKEGQVTEQAEVDGTQDQGQLEWRTLSMVRGLSEQLKSACSGVVSSAQGLPGAVQEQLHNARRAAEELHSSLGNTSTLPPHLLEQSRQQLTQVRQSLDGVMEYLLNNTPLNWLVGPFAPQITEKEQSGEQNDPPTHS encoded by the exons ATGGCTGATAACGCAAAGGTTGAAGAGCCAATAACACAGACAGCTTCTCTGACTGCCCATGAACCGCAGTCTGCACCGGAGGCACAG AGCGTAGTGACTCGTGTAGGGAACCTGCCCCTGGTGAGCTCAGCCTGTGAGATGGTCTCAAATGCATACAGCAGCACTAAGGACAATGTGCCTCTTCTGCGTGGGGTCATGGACGTTGCGGAGAGCGGGGTCCGCACTTTGGGCGGAGTTGCCAGTACGGGCTCCAAACCTCTGCTGGACAAGTTAGAGCCACAGA ttgccatggtgaacGAGTACGCCATGATGGGGCTGGACAAGATGGAGCAGAAACTTCCGGTCCTGCAGCAGCCGGCAGACAAG CTGGTGTCAGACACCGTGGGAATGGTGTACCAGACTGTGACAGGAGCTAAGGAGGCCGTGATGGGAGCTGTAATGGGAGGTGTGGAGAAGACACGTGCGGTTGTAAGCAGCGGCATTAACACCGTTATGGACACGCGCATGGGTCACATGGTTAGCAGCGGGGTGAACATGGCTCTCAGTCGTTCAGAGGACTGGGTGGACCAAAATCTGCCCATCAGTGAGAAGGAGTTGG CTGCTGTGGCAGAACCTGTACCGGACGCAGACAGCGGAGCGGTGACAAGTTCTCCCCCGAGCTATTTCGTCCGTCTGGGAAATTTATCCGCCAAGGTGCGGGAGCGCGCGCTTGAGCAGTCCCTAGTCAGAGCTCGTAACGCAAGGGACGCCACACACGCCGCAGTGACCCAGATCACCAGCTCTCTAGACCTGCTGGAGAGCGCCCGTTCCGCCTTGGCCAGCGCCAACCAGCAAATCAGTGGGGCTCCAGAACTGCTCCTCCAGCGCTGGAAGGAGTGGAAGGAAAGACAACCCCAAAATAAAGAGGGTCAGGTCACAGAGCAGGCAGAGGTGGATGGTACTCAAGACCAAGGACAG TTGGAGTGGCGGACCCTGTCCATGGTTCGTGGTCTGAGTGAACAGCTGAAGTCAGCGTGTTCTGGTGTTGTGTCCAGCGCTCAGGGTCTCCCAGGGGCTGTACAGGAACAGCTACACAACGCTCGCCGGGCAGCCGAGGAGCTGCACTCATCGCTGGGAAACACCAGCACACTCCCACCCCATCTCCTGGAGCAGAGTCGGCAACAGCTGACGCAG GTTCGACAGTCTCTAGATGGGGTCATGGAGTATCTTCTTAATAACACGCCTTTAAATTGGCTGGTAGGGCCTTTTGCACCGCAgatcacagaaaaagagcagagtGGAGAACAGAATGATCCACCGACCCACAGCTGA